In Candidatus Defluviilinea proxima, a single genomic region encodes these proteins:
- a CDS encoding nodulation protein NfeD encodes MLFSQVSAQSDKPLALVMTADGPIEPAMLEYFKRGISTAEQRNADLLIVQLNTPGGGIGTMLEIVNAIRSSKVPVVIYVAPRGAIAASAGALITMAGQASAMAPETTIGAVIPIDGSGQNLDSDLRTKEINTLKEKIHPFVSPRGDAALKLAESMIEKGTSADANKALDAKLVDFLADDIDELLTKLDGLTVQMSDGPRTLHTANARTEPLDMSFIESFLLMLTNSNIAFLLLAIGVQAILIEISHPGGWAAGFLGVVCLSLAVYGMGVLPINWFGMIFLVTAFVLFILDIKAPTHGALTVAGVASFIVGSLMLFNSPGTPQFQRVSVPLVVGMGIFLGLMFFGILLLALRTIHGPVLTGVEQYIGKAGTAKTWNEAGGQVQLESELWSAEKVAESEQISKGDTVEVVEVKGLRLKVKKIK; translated from the coding sequence CGCTGACGGCCCTATTGAGCCCGCGATGTTGGAGTATTTCAAACGGGGAATTAGCACTGCCGAACAGCGCAACGCAGACCTTCTCATTGTTCAATTAAATACCCCCGGCGGGGGCATCGGAACCATGCTCGAAATCGTCAACGCGATTCGTTCGAGCAAGGTCCCTGTGGTGATCTATGTAGCGCCACGCGGGGCGATCGCGGCCAGCGCGGGAGCATTGATCACGATGGCAGGACAGGCTTCTGCGATGGCACCCGAAACGACCATTGGGGCGGTGATCCCGATTGATGGCTCAGGACAAAACCTTGACTCGGATCTCAGGACAAAGGAGATCAACACTCTAAAGGAAAAGATCCATCCCTTTGTGTCACCGCGCGGCGATGCGGCCCTCAAGCTTGCCGAGTCGATGATCGAAAAAGGGACATCGGCTGATGCAAACAAAGCACTCGATGCAAAACTTGTAGACTTCCTTGCCGATGACATTGACGAACTACTGACCAAACTCGATGGCTTGACCGTTCAAATGAGCGATGGACCGCGCACGCTCCACACGGCCAACGCCCGAACAGAACCACTCGATATGAGCTTTATCGAGAGTTTCCTTTTAATGCTCACCAACTCAAACATCGCTTTTCTTTTGCTGGCCATCGGTGTGCAAGCCATACTGATCGAGATCTCGCATCCCGGTGGATGGGCGGCTGGCTTTCTTGGTGTGGTCTGTCTCTCACTGGCGGTATACGGCATGGGCGTGTTGCCGATCAACTGGTTCGGTATGATCTTCCTCGTTACTGCTTTCGTGTTATTCATCCTTGATATCAAAGCGCCCACGCACGGCGCACTGACCGTGGCAGGTGTTGCCTCATTCATCGTTGGTTCGCTGATGTTGTTCAACTCACCGGGCACGCCGCAATTCCAACGGGTATCGGTGCCATTGGTGGTGGGCATGGGCATCTTCCTCGGGCTGATGTTCTTCGGCATTCTACTGCTTGCGTTACGAACCATCCATGGCCCGGTACTGACCGGGGTGGAACAATATATCGGGAAAGCTGGAACAGCCAAAACGTGGAATGAAGCGGGCGGTCAGGTCCAATTGGAATCGGAGCTGTGGAGCGCGGAAAAGGTTGCCGAGTCCGAGCAAATCAGTAAGGGCGATACAGTGGAAGTCGTCGAAGTAAAAGGTTTACGATTGAAAGTCAAAAAGATAAAATAA
- the lipA gene encoding lipoyl synthase produces MPATPTRDRVIPEKDVRPLRRPEWIKVRAPAGENYERVHGLMRSKELHTVCEEAMCPNLGECWGSGTATFLMLGDVCTRTCAFCDIKHGKPGLLDWGEAERVAQAVKSMELKHAVITSVNRDERRDGGAPIFAMVIRRIRELRPGCSIEVLIPDFKGSVEALKIVMEARPEILNHNVETVPRLFKTVQPQDNYEWAAATLSNAKKLDPEVLTKSGIMVGLGETMDEVKAVMRDQRSWGVDILTIGQYLQPSKKHMPISRYYTMEEFAELRDFGKEIGFQWVESNPLVRSSYHAAEQVRALSVVHRKLYGESQ; encoded by the coding sequence ATGCCTGCTACACCTACGAGAGACCGGGTCATCCCCGAAAAAGACGTTCGCCCACTGCGCCGCCCCGAATGGATCAAGGTGCGCGCGCCCGCGGGCGAGAATTACGAACGCGTGCATGGATTGATGCGTTCGAAGGAATTACATACCGTTTGCGAAGAGGCCATGTGCCCGAACCTCGGCGAATGCTGGGGAAGCGGCACCGCAACCTTCTTGATGCTCGGTGACGTGTGCACACGCACCTGCGCCTTCTGCGATATCAAACATGGCAAGCCCGGACTGTTGGACTGGGGCGAAGCGGAACGCGTGGCGCAGGCGGTCAAGTCGATGGAGTTGAAACATGCGGTCATAACGTCTGTGAACCGCGACGAACGACGCGACGGCGGCGCTCCGATCTTTGCGATGGTCATTCGCCGCATTCGTGAATTGCGACCGGGCTGTTCGATCGAAGTGTTGATCCCCGATTTCAAAGGCTCTGTCGAAGCGTTGAAGATCGTGATGGAAGCACGCCCCGAAATTTTGAACCATAACGTGGAAACAGTTCCGCGATTATTCAAGACCGTCCAGCCACAGGATAATTACGAGTGGGCCGCGGCCACGTTATCGAATGCGAAAAAACTCGACCCCGAAGTGTTGACCAAATCGGGCATCATGGTAGGCCTCGGCGAAACCATGGATGAGGTCAAGGCCGTGATGCGTGACCAACGATCGTGGGGCGTGGACATTCTGACGATCGGTCAGTACCTGCAACCAAGCAAAAAACACATGCCCATCTCGCGTTATTACACGATGGAAGAGTTCGCTGAACTGCGTGACTTCGGCAAAGAGATCGGTTTCCAATGGGTGGAGTCGAACCCGCTGGTGAGGTCTTCGTATCACGCGGCGGAACAGGTGAGAGCGTTAAGTGTGGTGCATCGCAAGTTGTATGGGGAGAGTCAGTAG